One region of Labrus mixtus chromosome 1, fLabMix1.1, whole genome shotgun sequence genomic DNA includes:
- the bcl2l10 gene encoding bcl-2-like protein 10 isoform X2 yields the protein MCRAQSDIAGRKMSCGLWKETLALAEDYLSLCCTSPRPAPPPPSMSAAAIRRLAQDMEKQHQARFQSLAQTFLRQCGPDPCSGLRKVMEELVGDGHLNWGRVVSLFTFTGVLARQLQEQEDVKLGLDPVQGQKLGQGPGHCRGLAETIADYLGEEKKDWLLENDGWEGFCQFSRSARETSQDSSMKTALFAAAGVGLAGLTFLLS from the exons GCAGTCTGATATCGCTGGGAGG AAAATGTCGTGCGGGCTGTGGAAAGAGACCCTGGCTCTGGCAGAGGACTACCTGTCCCTGTGCTGCACAAGCCCACGGCCAGCCCCTCCACCTCCCAGCATGTCAGCCGCTGCTATAAGGCGCCTGGCCCAGGACATGGAGAAGCAGCACCAGGCCCGCTTCCAATCCCTGGCTCAGACCTTCCTGAGGCAGTGCGGGCCGGACCCCTGCTCCGGTCTTAGGAAGGTGATGGAGGAACTGGTGGGAGATGGACACTTGAACTGGGGAAGGGTTGTATCCCTTTTCACCTTTACTGGGGTGCTGGCCAGACAActgcaggagcaggaggatGTGAAGCTGGGGCTGGACCCTGTGCAGGGGCAGAAACTGGGACAGGGGCCCGGGCACTGCAGGGGACTGGCAGAGACCATAGCTGACTACctgggagaggagaaaaaagactGGCTTCTGGAGAATGACGGATGG GAGGGGTTCTGTCAGTTCTCCCGCAGCGCTAGAGAGACGAGCCAGGACTCGTCCATGAAGACGGCACTGTTTGCTGCGGCTGGTGTGGGCCTTGCTGGACTCACTTTCCTCCTG AGCTGA
- the bcl2l10 gene encoding bcl-2-like protein 10 isoform X1, producing MCRAQSDIAGRKMSCGLWKETLALAEDYLSLCCTSPRPAPPPPSMSAAAIRRLAQDMEKQHQARFQSLAQTFLRQCGPDPCSGLRKVMEELVGDGHLNWGRVVSLFTFTGVLARQLQEQEDVKLGLDPVQGQKLGQGPGHCRGLAETIADYLGEEKKDWLLENDGWEGFCQFSRSARETSQDSSMKTALFAAAGVGLAGLTFLLVR from the exons GCAGTCTGATATCGCTGGGAGG AAAATGTCGTGCGGGCTGTGGAAAGAGACCCTGGCTCTGGCAGAGGACTACCTGTCCCTGTGCTGCACAAGCCCACGGCCAGCCCCTCCACCTCCCAGCATGTCAGCCGCTGCTATAAGGCGCCTGGCCCAGGACATGGAGAAGCAGCACCAGGCCCGCTTCCAATCCCTGGCTCAGACCTTCCTGAGGCAGTGCGGGCCGGACCCCTGCTCCGGTCTTAGGAAGGTGATGGAGGAACTGGTGGGAGATGGACACTTGAACTGGGGAAGGGTTGTATCCCTTTTCACCTTTACTGGGGTGCTGGCCAGACAActgcaggagcaggaggatGTGAAGCTGGGGCTGGACCCTGTGCAGGGGCAGAAACTGGGACAGGGGCCCGGGCACTGCAGGGGACTGGCAGAGACCATAGCTGACTACctgggagaggagaaaaaagactGGCTTCTGGAGAATGACGGATGG GAGGGGTTCTGTCAGTTCTCCCGCAGCGCTAGAGAGACGAGCCAGGACTCGTCCATGAAGACGGCACTGTTTGCTGCGGCTGGTGTGGGCCTTGCTGGACTCACTTTCCTCCTGGTGCGCTAG